The following are from one region of the Candidatus Hydrothermales bacterium genome:
- a CDS encoding TolC family protein, which produces MISIWLFIISIDTLGINLEEALKKVLENFPEMVIQKKNSYLRNIEYINSILNFAPNINVEGGFSDIEKNSFTSPILSSIERGYTFKVSLSQKIFSPSSVYNLLYHYSLKESNELTLLESKMRLLYELETKYFNVLKSKAVLKAYEKSLERAKSYLQLAEEKFKSGLLSHFDYMNIKLDLENLILNIRQAEKNFYDVLYDFNYLLGNDGKILYVPKEVKLDSVPVKEVEKINFYSYESEKWIKRGSTFNLIYNIFSFLPEVYLSLFCSYSNTTFKDLFEKPESSRGIYLSFSLRFWDYPFNLVKSKLKDEIERENLKRIYLLSTLNYEKSRRNLEIAKEAFKLAGEKLKTSEIGYKLAVESFKVGKISSIELLKAEENLRISEIDYVNSYYNYKLAFTLYLYLTGNLSY; this is translated from the coding sequence ATGATATCTATATGGCTATTTATTATATCAATAGATACTTTGGGAATTAATTTAGAAGAGGCTCTTAAAAAAGTCTTAGAAAATTTTCCAGAAATGGTAATCCAGAAAAAGAACTCTTACCTGAGAAATATTGAATACATAAATTCAATTCTTAATTTTGCACCTAATATTAATGTGGAGGGCGGTTTCTCTGATATCGAAAAAAATTCTTTTACTTCTCCAATTTTATCGTCCATAGAAAGAGGTTACACTTTTAAAGTCTCTCTTTCTCAAAAAATTTTTTCTCCTTCTAGCGTATATAACTTGTTATACCATTACTCATTAAAAGAAAGTAATGAGTTAACTTTGCTTGAGTCTAAAATGAGATTACTTTATGAATTGGAAACAAAGTATTTTAATGTTTTGAAATCAAAAGCTGTTCTTAAAGCTTATGAAAAAAGTTTGGAGCGAGCTAAAAGCTATTTACAACTTGCTGAGGAAAAATTTAAAAGCGGATTACTTTCTCATTTTGACTACATGAACATAAAGTTAGATTTAGAAAATTTAATTTTAAATATTAGACAAGCTGAGAAAAATTTTTACGATGTACTCTATGATTTTAATTATCTGCTGGGAAATGATGGAAAAATTCTTTATGTTCCAAAGGAAGTAAAATTGGATAGTGTACCTGTTAAAGAAGTTGAAAAAATAAATTTTTATTCTTATGAATCTGAGAAATGGATAAAGAGGGGTTCAACGTTTAATCTAATTTACAATATTTTTTCTTTCCTACCAGAGGTTTATCTTTCTTTATTTTGTTCTTATTCTAACACTACCTTTAAGGATCTTTTTGAAAAACCTGAATCTTCAAGGGGTATTTATCTTTCATTTTCTTTACGTTTTTGGGATTATCCATTTAATTTGGTTAAGAGTAAATTAAAGGATGAAATTGAAAGGGAAAATCTAAAAAGGATTTACCTTTTGTCAACTTTAAATTATGAAAAATCTAGGAGAAATCTCGAAATTGCAAAAGAAGCTTTTAAACTAGCAGGTGAAAAACTTAAAACTTCTGAAATTGGCTATAAATTAGCTGTTGAAAGCTTCAAAGTCGGTAAAATATCTTCTATAGAACTTCTAAAGGCGGAAGAGAATCTGAGAATTAGTGAAATAGACTACGTAAATTCATATTATAATTATAAACTAGCCTTTACTCTCTATCTTTATTTAACGGGAAACTTAAGCTACTAA
- a CDS encoding efflux RND transporter periplasmic adaptor subunit: MKKLVFFIIFLVLILAILIVLRIKVTKEENVVEIEVVKKDYIQEVIKAYGFLEASKQVEIGSEVIGKIKRILVSKGDFVKKGDLVCIIDPTEYQAQRDRIKAILEQNLYELNLAKIDYEREKNLFEKKLISQKELEIAEARFKSLLFRIKQDSFNLKEYENRLQKCFIRSPIDGEVMEIYKKEGETVVPGTINNPASIIMVIGDKSKMIARCEVDETEIPKIKKGQKVKIKVNAFPDTFFSGSVNKIGGVRTSSLAQAQTQRVIKFPIEIEINEEFNLFLPGMSVSCEIITAEKESTITLPYSALGREKIKNRAREEFNTFLFVLKNRRAKKIYVKTGIRGFKRIEILSGLNISDTVIVGPEEVLRKLKDGEKVVVKPLDKRE; this comes from the coding sequence ATGAAAAAATTAGTCTTTTTCATAATTTTTTTGGTGCTCATATTAGCAATTCTAATAGTGCTTAGAATAAAAGTAACCAAAGAGGAGAATGTGGTAGAAATAGAAGTAGTAAAGAAGGATTATATTCAAGAGGTTATAAAGGCTTATGGTTTTCTTGAAGCTAGTAAACAGGTAGAGATCGGATCTGAGGTAATAGGTAAAATAAAAAGAATATTAGTTTCTAAGGGAGACTTTGTAAAAAAAGGAGATCTCGTATGTATCATAGATCCCACTGAATATCAGGCTCAGAGAGATAGAATCAAGGCAATACTTGAGCAGAATCTTTATGAGTTAAATTTAGCAAAAATTGATTACGAAAGAGAAAAAAATCTCTTTGAAAAAAAACTGATCTCTCAAAAAGAGCTTGAAATAGCAGAAGCGAGATTTAAAAGTTTACTTTTCAGGATAAAGCAAGATAGTTTTAATTTAAAAGAATACGAAAATAGGTTACAAAAATGTTTTATAAGATCTCCGATAGATGGAGAAGTTATGGAGATATACAAAAAAGAGGGAGAAACAGTTGTACCTGGAACAATAAATAATCCAGCATCAATAATAATGGTCATAGGAGATAAAAGTAAAATGATTGCAAGATGCGAAGTAGATGAAACAGAAATACCCAAAATTAAAAAGGGGCAAAAAGTAAAGATAAAAGTGAATGCGTTCCCTGATACGTTTTTTAGCGGAAGTGTAAACAAAATTGGAGGAGTTAGAACTTCTTCTTTAGCCCAAGCTCAAACGCAAAGAGTTATAAAATTTCCCATAGAAATAGAAATCAATGAGGAGTTTAATTTATTTTTACCAGGAATGAGTGTATCTTGTGAAATCATAACGGCTGAGAAAGAAAGCACAATAACACTTCCTTACTCAGCTTTGGGAAGAGAAAAAATCAAAAATAGGGCACGAGAAGAATTTAATACTTTTCTTTTTGTATTAAAAAATAGAAGAGCTAAAAAGATATACGTAAAAACTGGGATAAGAGGATTTAAAAGAATCGAAATTTTAAGTGGTTTAAATATTAGCGATACGGTGATTGTTGGTCCCGAAGAAGTTCTCAGGAAACTTAAGGATGGAGAAAAAGTAGTAGTAAAGCCCCTGGATAAAAGAGAATGA
- a CDS encoding ABC transporter ATP-binding protein, whose translation MTLIQLLNVRKIYKMGNTFVKAIDGITLKVEKGEYLAIMGPSGSGKSTLLHIMGFLDRVSEGTYIFKGKNVSDYTEDELANIRNREVGFVFQFFYLIPRITVFQNVELPLVYRGIPKRERVEIVDYYLKEVGLFERRNHRPHELSGGEMQRAAIARALVSGAEILLADEPTGNLDTKSGNEILNIFDKLNEKGITVIVVTHDHDVAKRAKRVISLRDGKIEGEKLK comes from the coding sequence ATGACTCTTATTCAACTTTTAAATGTTAGAAAAATTTACAAAATGGGTAATACATTTGTAAAAGCGATTGATGGAATTACTTTAAAAGTAGAGAAGGGAGAATACCTAGCAATTATGGGGCCATCAGGTTCTGGAAAGAGTACACTTTTACATATAATGGGTTTTTTAGATAGAGTAAGTGAGGGAACATACATTTTTAAGGGCAAAAATGTTTCAGATTATACAGAAGATGAGCTTGCAAATATAAGAAATAGGGAGGTAGGATTTGTTTTTCAGTTTTTTTATCTTATACCGAGAATAACAGTGTTTCAAAATGTGGAGTTACCACTTGTATACCGTGGTATCCCAAAAAGAGAAAGGGTAGAAATTGTTGATTATTATTTGAAAGAAGTAGGACTTTTTGAAAGGAGAAATCATAGACCTCACGAGTTATCAGGTGGAGAAATGCAAAGAGCAGCTATAGCAAGAGCACTTGTCTCAGGAGCAGAGATTTTACTAGCTGACGAACCAACTGGGAATTTGGACACAAAATCTGGAAATGAAATTTTAAATATTTTTGACAAATTGAATGAAAAGGGTATAACAGTAATTGTTGTAACACATGACCATGACGTTGCAAAAAGGGCAAAAAGAGTTATTTCCTTAAGGGATGGAAAAATAGAAGGAGAAAAGTTGAAATAG
- the eno gene encoding phosphopyruvate hydratase, with the protein MKIKDLRAYEVLDSRGNPTLKVVCVLENGVKGAAFVPSGASTGTFEALELRDGDKKRFLGKGVLKAISSVEKEIALIIKGMDVFDQRKIDELMINLDGTENKSRLGANAILGVSLAVSRAAASLVGEPLFRYLGGVFASYIPIPLMNFINGGVHADNPLDIQEFMIVPIGFDTFSEALRAGSEIYHTLKAILKEKGLTTAVGDEGGFAPYIENTKKALDLILLAIEKAGYKQGEEVYLALDVAASELWDSKENTYKIDGKVYKLDDLIDFYLDIVNNYPIFSVEDPLAEEDWQGWKVFTEKFREKIMIVGDDVFVTNVKRFERGIKEEVANAILVKLNQIGTLTETLDVINIAKAHGYKTIISHRSGETEDTYIADLAVATNSLFIKTGAVARSERTCKYNRLLEIERDYPELVFWGKKIKK; encoded by the coding sequence ATGAAAATCAAAGACCTTAGGGCTTATGAGGTTCTCGATTCAAGGGGGAACCCTACGTTAAAGGTAGTGTGTGTCTTGGAGAATGGGGTTAAGGGGGCGGCTTTTGTTCCATCTGGTGCTTCAACAGGGACTTTTGAGGCACTTGAATTAAGAGACGGCGATAAAAAGAGATTCTTGGGAAAAGGCGTTCTAAAGGCTATTAGTTCAGTAGAGAAGGAGATTGCCCTAATAATAAAGGGCATGGATGTTTTTGATCAAAGGAAAATAGATGAACTGATGATAAACCTTGATGGAACTGAAAATAAAAGTAGACTTGGTGCAAATGCGATCCTTGGAGTTTCACTTGCTGTTTCAAGAGCTGCAGCTTCTCTTGTAGGAGAGCCACTTTTTAGATATTTAGGAGGCGTATTTGCCTCTTATATTCCCATCCCTCTGATGAATTTTATTAACGGGGGAGTTCATGCAGATAATCCCTTAGACATACAGGAATTTATGATAGTGCCTATAGGATTTGATACTTTTAGTGAGGCCCTACGTGCAGGCTCTGAAATTTATCATACACTTAAAGCCATTTTGAAGGAAAAAGGGCTAACAACAGCAGTCGGAGATGAAGGCGGTTTTGCTCCCTATATTGAAAATACAAAAAAGGCTCTTGATCTTATTCTTTTAGCTATAGAAAAAGCAGGCTATAAACAAGGCGAAGAAGTCTATCTTGCACTAGATGTTGCAGCAAGTGAACTGTGGGATAGTAAAGAAAATACTTACAAAATAGATGGTAAAGTTTATAAACTTGATGATCTGATAGATTTTTATTTAGATATTGTTAATAACTATCCTATTTTTTCAGTTGAGGATCCCTTAGCTGAAGAGGATTGGCAGGGGTGGAAGGTCTTTACTGAGAAGTTCAGGGAAAAGATAATGATAGTTGGGGATGATGTTTTTGTGACAAATGTTAAAAGATTTGAAAGGGGAATAAAAGAGGAGGTGGCGAATGCTATTCTTGTTAAATTAAATCAGATAGGTACATTAACTGAGACACTGGATGTTATAAACATTGCAAAAGCGCACGGTTATAAAACAATTATTTCTCATAGATCTGGGGAAACAGAGGATACCTACATTGCTGATCTTGCCGTTGCAACGAATTCTCTATTTATTAAAACAGGTGCTGTTGCAAGAAGTGAAAGAACCTGTAAATATAATAGACTTTTAGAAATAGAGAGAGATTATCCTGAACTTGTTTTCTGGGGGAAGAAAATTAAAAAGTGA
- a CDS encoding tetrahydrofolate dehydrogenase/cyclohydrolase catalytic domain-containing protein, whose translation MAKILDGKIVASEWKKEIHKKVLELKKNGVIPFLNVFLIGDNPASVLYVKNKKKSAEEIDMNCEIIHFESNISKESLRDEIKKRSEDKNVHGIIVQLPLPPHLNSDEVAEYIVPSKDVDGFSPYNLGRLLRGDPVFIPATPYGILKILDYYNISVTGKHVVVVGRSNIVGKPMAISLLLKGRDATVTVCHSKTENLSKITKEAEILIVAAGVKRLINKDYVRKGQVVIDVGIHKEGSFWVGDVDFDEVKDIVEYITPVPGGVGPMTVAGLLANTCKAAEISLEHG comes from the coding sequence ATGGCAAAAATTCTTGATGGTAAAATCGTAGCTTCTGAGTGGAAAAAGGAAATTCATAAAAAGGTATTAGAACTTAAAAAAAATGGGGTTATCCCTTTTTTAAATGTTTTTTTGATTGGTGATAATCCTGCCTCAGTTCTCTACGTAAAAAATAAGAAAAAATCCGCTGAAGAAATAGATATGAACTGTGAAATAATCCATTTTGAAAGCAACATTTCAAAGGAAAGCTTAAGAGATGAGATAAAAAAAAGAAGCGAAGATAAAAATGTGCACGGTATAATCGTTCAACTTCCCCTTCCTCCACACCTTAACTCAGATGAAGTAGCTGAGTATATCGTTCCTTCAAAAGATGTGGATGGATTCTCACCGTATAACCTAGGAAGATTACTAAGAGGTGATCCCGTGTTTATTCCAGCAACACCTTACGGAATTTTAAAAATTCTTGATTACTATAATATTAGCGTTACTGGGAAACATGTTGTTGTAGTTGGAAGAAGCAACATAGTTGGAAAACCTATGGCAATTTCGCTTTTACTTAAGGGAAGGGATGCTACGGTTACTGTTTGTCATTCAAAAACAGAGAATCTCAGTAAAATAACAAAAGAAGCAGAAATTCTAATAGTTGCAGCTGGTGTAAAAAGACTAATTAATAAAGACTATGTAAGAAAAGGTCAAGTTGTTATAGATGTAGGTATTCATAAGGAAGGCTCTTTTTGGGTTGGTGACGTAGATTTTGATGAGGTTAAAGATATTGTAGAGTATATAACACCTGTTCCTGGTGGTGTAGGGCCGATGACTGTAGCTGGTCTTCTTGCAAACACCTGCAAAGCTGCAGAAATATCTTTAGAGCATGGATGA
- a CDS encoding site-2 protease family protein, protein MDEINKIIEEVFVIHSFYKKKNIPVYIGYFTSDNISENLKFLRSKLREINYVPAVYKLKGFYYAIEIYPEYRIKFKDFIIALLLLLMTVLTTMFAGSMHYIGDFEKFLENFPESLLYGFPFSFSLLSILLSHEMGHFLMSRKFGVHSTLPYFIPVPHPLVGTFGAFIKVKSPIPDRKALLRIGAAGPLFGVAISIPFLIWGISKSKIVFLEDERGIFLGDPLLFKFLFYLIRGDLPQDADVLLHPVAFAGWIGLFVTAMNLLPFSQLDGGHIMYALLGEKFQIIQYILFPFLILIGFIWPGWFFWGFLILLFGLRHPPPVDNITPLDKNDKILGLICVVIFILTFHPVPFTVKY, encoded by the coding sequence ATGGATGAGATAAATAAAATAATTGAAGAAGTTTTTGTTATACACAGCTTTTATAAAAAGAAAAATATTCCTGTTTACATAGGTTATTTTACGTCAGATAATATAAGTGAGAATTTAAAATTTTTAAGGTCTAAATTAAGGGAGATAAATTATGTTCCGGCTGTTTATAAATTAAAGGGCTTTTATTATGCTATAGAGATTTATCCTGAGTACAGAATAAAGTTTAAAGATTTTATTATAGCTCTCCTTTTGCTACTTATGACAGTTCTTACTACAATGTTTGCTGGTTCGATGCATTACATTGGTGATTTTGAGAAATTTTTAGAAAATTTCCCAGAGTCTTTACTTTATGGTTTTCCGTTTTCTTTTTCTTTGCTTTCGATTCTTTTATCACATGAAATGGGGCACTTTTTAATGAGTCGAAAATTTGGTGTTCATTCGACTCTTCCTTATTTTATTCCTGTTCCTCATCCTCTTGTAGGTACATTCGGTGCCTTTATAAAAGTTAAGTCACCTATTCCTGATAGGAAAGCTCTTTTGAGGATTGGTGCAGCGGGTCCCCTGTTTGGTGTAGCTATTTCAATACCTTTTTTGATTTGGGGGATAAGTAAATCTAAAATAGTTTTTTTAGAGGATGAAAGAGGTATTTTTTTGGGGGATCCTCTTCTTTTTAAGTTTCTATTTTATTTAATAAGGGGTGATTTACCTCAAGATGCTGATGTTTTGCTTCATCCTGTTGCTTTTGCAGGATGGATAGGTCTTTTTGTAACCGCTATGAACCTTTTACCTTTTTCTCAACTTGATGGTGGTCATATTATGTACGCACTTTTAGGAGAAAAGTTTCAAATAATTCAATATATACTTTTTCCCTTTTTGATTTTAATTGGTTTTATATGGCCAGGTTGGTTTTTCTGGGGCTTTTTAATACTTCTTTTTGGACTTAGACATCCACCCCCCGTAGACAATATAACTCCCCTTGATAAAAATGACAAAATATTAGGTCTGATTTGCGTAGTTATCTTTATCTTAACTTTCCATCCCGTTCCTTTTACAGTAAAGTATTAA
- a CDS encoding indolepyruvate oxidoreductase subunit beta, with product MKEFNIIISGVGGQGIILSSEILALTAMESGFDVKKSEVHGMAQRGGSVVSHVRIAKKVYSPLIEKGKGDILLSFEKAETLRWVHYLKKNSPIIIVNDLELVPPIVSLGLEEYPKNVEETLRKITEKLYFIPAVDLAEKIGNARSFNILLLGVLSTFLPFEEKIWEKVIRENSPTEYSEINVRAFKKGKNLIKS from the coding sequence ATGAAGGAGTTTAACATAATAATAAGTGGAGTGGGGGGGCAGGGAATTATTCTTTCTTCGGAAATTCTTGCTCTAACTGCGATGGAATCTGGCTTTGATGTTAAAAAAAGTGAAGTTCACGGGATGGCTCAAAGAGGTGGAAGTGTAGTATCTCATGTTAGAATTGCAAAGAAGGTGTACTCTCCCTTAATTGAAAAAGGAAAAGGTGATATTCTTCTATCCTTTGAAAAAGCAGAAACTCTCAGATGGGTTCATTATTTAAAGAAAAACTCACCAATAATTATTGTTAATGATCTTGAGCTTGTTCCACCTATTGTATCCTTAGGACTCGAGGAGTATCCTAAAAATGTAGAAGAGACTCTAAGAAAAATTACAGAGAAATTGTATTTTATTCCAGCTGTGGACCTGGCTGAAAAAATAGGAAACGCTAGGTCTTTTAATATCTTACTCTTAGGCGTTCTCTCAACGTTTTTACCCTTTGAAGAGAAAATTTGGGAAAAAGTGATTAGAGAAAACTCCCCAACTGAGTACTCTGAGATCAATGTAAGAGCTTTCAAGAAAGGTAAAAATCTTATAAAGTCTTAG
- the iorA gene encoding indolepyruvate ferredoxin oxidoreductase subunit alpha — MKLLISGNEAVARGAWEAGVKVACAYPGTPSTEILENLSKYPEVNTEWSTNEKVAFEVAYGAAIAGARSVVSMKHVGLNVAADPLFSSAYAGTKGGFVIISCDDPGMHSSQNEQDTRRYAKFAKIPIIEPSDAQEAYDFIKLAFEISEKFETPVLFRMSTRVSHTKGIVEVSERKEVPVKDYVKNPSQFILLPANARERHKVLEEKLLKLKEYSSESILNRIEKGKNSIGIVSSGVAYNYAKEVFKDAWFLKIGMPFPFPEKLFKKFYKKVKKIIVIEENEPFLEEEIKILGYKVEGKKYLPICDELNPDIVRKSIKKRELPHPDPLKTVRRPPQLCPGCPHTGVFYCLSKLKVTVTGDIGCYTLGALPPFNAMDTCICMGASIGNALGFEKARGKDFSKRMVAVIGDSTFLHSGVTGLINIAYNKGTVKTIILDNRTTAMTGHQDHPGTGKTAKGEKTKEINLKELAKACGIEKVYEVNPYDIKETLKTLKSAIESEEAAVIISRAPCALLKESREYFSKKEKKRVLEEKCLGEKCKACIRVGCPAISIRNGKAFISPLLCVGCDLCTQVCPVTAIV; from the coding sequence ATGAAACTGCTAATCTCTGGCAACGAAGCAGTAGCACGGGGAGCTTGGGAAGCAGGAGTTAAGGTCGCCTGTGCGTATCCCGGCACCCCATCAACAGAAATACTTGAAAATCTCTCTAAATACCCTGAAGTTAATACAGAGTGGTCCACAAACGAAAAAGTAGCCTTTGAAGTTGCATATGGAGCAGCAATAGCTGGGGCAAGAAGTGTAGTATCTATGAAACATGTAGGACTAAACGTTGCTGCTGATCCACTTTTTTCTTCTGCCTACGCCGGCACAAAAGGTGGATTTGTCATCATCTCCTGTGATGATCCAGGTATGCACTCATCACAGAACGAACAAGACACAAGAAGATACGCTAAATTTGCCAAAATACCGATTATTGAACCCTCCGACGCCCAAGAGGCATACGATTTCATTAAACTTGCCTTTGAAATCTCCGAAAAATTCGAAACCCCTGTCCTTTTTAGAATGTCCACAAGAGTCTCACATACTAAGGGTATCGTAGAAGTCTCGGAAAGAAAAGAAGTACCAGTAAAAGATTACGTTAAAAATCCAAGCCAATTTATACTACTACCGGCAAACGCCCGAGAAAGACACAAAGTACTCGAAGAAAAACTCTTAAAACTTAAAGAATACTCTTCTGAGTCAATTTTAAACAGAATCGAAAAGGGTAAAAATAGTATAGGAATAGTTTCATCGGGTGTGGCCTATAATTACGCAAAAGAAGTATTTAAGGACGCTTGGTTTTTAAAAATCGGAATGCCCTTCCCCTTCCCAGAAAAGCTGTTCAAGAAGTTTTATAAAAAAGTAAAGAAGATAATCGTGATTGAGGAAAATGAACCCTTCCTGGAGGAGGAGATTAAAATACTTGGCTATAAAGTAGAGGGGAAAAAATATTTGCCCATTTGTGACGAGTTAAACCCTGATATTGTAAGAAAATCGATTAAAAAAAGAGAGCTTCCACATCCAGACCCACTAAAAACTGTAAGAAGACCACCACAACTTTGTCCAGGATGTCCCCACACAGGTGTTTTCTATTGTCTATCAAAACTAAAAGTAACTGTTACTGGAGATATAGGTTGTTATACACTTGGTGCCCTTCCACCATTCAATGCTATGGACACCTGTATATGTATGGGTGCTTCTATTGGAAATGCCTTAGGGTTTGAAAAGGCAAGAGGTAAAGACTTTTCTAAAAGAATGGTAGCTGTAATAGGTGATTCAACTTTTCTTCACTCAGGCGTAACCGGCCTAATAAATATCGCCTACAACAAGGGGACTGTAAAAACAATTATCCTTGACAATAGAACAACAGCTATGACAGGACATCAGGATCACCCTGGTACAGGTAAAACAGCAAAGGGCGAGAAAACTAAGGAAATAAATCTAAAAGAACTTGCCAAAGCCTGTGGAATTGAAAAGGTTTATGAGGTTAATCCGTATGATATAAAAGAAACCCTTAAAACCTTAAAGAGTGCTATTGAAAGTGAGGAGGCCGCGGTGATAATATCAAGGGCTCCATGTGCACTCTTAAAAGAAAGTAGAGAGTATTTCAGTAAAAAAGAAAAAAAGAGAGTTTTAGAGGAAAAATGTCTTGGAGAAAAATGTAAAGCCTGTATCAGAGTTGGGTGTCCTGCAATTTCAATTCGTAATGGAAAGGCATTTATATCACCACTTTTATGCGTAGGATGTGATCTTTGTACCCAGGTGTGTCCAGTAACGGCTATCGTATGA
- the trxA gene encoding thioredoxin, producing MLIPEVNDSDFEEKVLKSDKPCVVDFWADWCHPCKMIEPSMEELYLKYKDKVNFFKINVDDNSEIPSRYYVMSIPTILFIKNGEIVDRIIGAVPKKTIEERILQLL from the coding sequence ATGCTTATCCCAGAGGTCAATGACTCTGACTTCGAGGAGAAGGTCCTTAAGTCAGATAAGCCCTGCGTTGTAGACTTTTGGGCTGACTGGTGTCATCCTTGTAAGATGATTGAACCCTCTATGGAAGAACTCTACCTCAAATATAAAGATAAGGTAAACTTTTTTAAAATAAACGTCGACGATAACTCAGAAATACCATCGAGGTATTACGTAATGAGCATCCCTACAATACTTTTTATTAAAAACGGCGAAATCGTAGACAGAATAATAGGAGCTGTGCCCAAGAAAACAATCGAGGAAAGAATCTTGCAGCTTTTGTAA
- the gatC gene encoding Asp-tRNA(Asn)/Glu-tRNA(Gln) amidotransferase subunit GatC, which translates to MELEKEVKRISELARIKIEDYNYFVENFLKILNLFKKINELDLENEKPFFYLEHLKTELRKDEDIEFADRELLFLNSPEKKGNFFVAESPIELG; encoded by the coding sequence TTGGAATTAGAAAAAGAGGTAAAAAGAATCTCTGAACTCGCAAGAATAAAAATAGAAGACTATAATTATTTTGTTGAAAATTTCTTGAAAATTTTAAATCTTTTTAAAAAAATAAATGAACTTGATCTAGAAAACGAAAAGCCCTTTTTTTATCTTGAACATTTAAAGACAGAGTTAAGAAAAGATGAAGATATAGAATTTGCTGATAGAGAGCTATTATTTTTAAACTCTCCTGAAAAAAAAGGAAACTTTTTTGTAGCTGAAAGCCCTATTGAGTTGGGTTAA
- the gatA gene encoding Asp-tRNA(Asn)/Glu-tRNA(Gln) amidotransferase subunit GatA — MSWVKKIISSYKEGEKLPSEALVDFFKRAKENKFNSFITLNDRVFDEAEILDRKVKEGKIEGKLFGIPVSVKDNILVKNLRVTCASKILENYIAPYDATVIERIKKEGALIIGKTNLDEFAMGSSNEYSYFGPAYNPYDTERVPGGSSGGSAISVANSEAVLSLGSDTGGSVRLPASFCNVYGLKPTYGAVSRYGLIAFASSLDQIGPFSKYIEDLEIIFDVIKGKDERDNTSVKYPDLKVEIKYPLKIGVLKDSFSDKVEDEIKEKLDEFILVLEKEGIAKFSEFEMESFEYAIAVYYIVACAEASSNLARYDGVRYGFKKGGESLLSMYEETRTLGFGEEVKRRILTGTFVLKSGYYEEYYLKAQKARTKILKEFMKNFEKFDLLLSPVSPTLPFKIGEKINDPVTMYLSDIFTVPVNLAGLPAIAFPYSFSKNNLPIGFQFIGKFFDEYLFFSILKKIENLFNLG; from the coding sequence TTGAGTTGGGTTAAAAAAATTATATCATCCTATAAAGAGGGAGAAAAATTACCCTCTGAAGCCCTGGTCGATTTTTTTAAAAGAGCAAAAGAGAATAAGTTTAACTCCTTTATAACTTTAAATGATAGAGTATTTGATGAGGCTGAGATTTTAGATAGAAAAGTAAAAGAGGGAAAAATTGAGGGTAAGTTGTTTGGAATCCCTGTATCTGTAAAAGATAATATTCTCGTGAAAAATTTAAGGGTTACTTGTGCCTCCAAAATACTTGAGAATTATATTGCTCCATATGATGCAACGGTAATAGAAAGGATAAAGAAAGAGGGAGCTTTAATCATAGGAAAAACAAACTTAGATGAATTTGCTATGGGTTCCTCTAATGAATATTCCTACTTTGGTCCTGCTTATAATCCTTATGATACAGAGAGAGTTCCTGGTGGATCTTCTGGTGGTTCAGCTATTTCTGTAGCTAACAGTGAAGCAGTGCTATCTTTGGGTTCTGATACAGGAGGTTCAGTTAGATTGCCAGCATCTTTTTGTAACGTTTACGGTTTAAAACCGACATACGGAGCTGTCTCTAGGTACGGCTTAATAGCCTTTGCCTCCTCTTTAGATCAGATAGGACCTTTCTCAAAGTATATAGAAGATCTTGAAATAATATTTGATGTAATAAAGGGTAAAGATGAAAGAGATAATACCTCAGTAAAATATCCAGATTTGAAGGTTGAAATAAAGTATCCTCTAAAAATAGGGGTTTTAAAGGATTCTTTTTCTGATAAGGTTGAAGATGAAATTAAGGAAAAACTTGATGAGTTCATTTTAGTTCTTGAAAAAGAGGGGATTGCTAAATTTAGTGAATTTGAGATGGAATCATTTGAGTATGCTATAGCTGTTTATTACATAGTAGCTTGTGCAGAGGCTTCCTCGAACCTGGCACGCTATGATGGGGTTCGCTATGGATTTAAAAAGGGAGGGGAGAGTCTTTTGTCAATGTATGAAGAAACAAGAACTTTAGGATTTGGTGAAGAGGTTAAAAGGAGAATCTTAACAGGTACGTTTGTTTTAAAAAGTGGTTATTATGAAGAGTATTACTTAAAGGCGCAAAAGGCAAGGACAAAGATTTTAAAGGAGTTTATGAAGAATTTTGAGAAATTTGATCTTTTACTTTCGCCTGTTTCTCCAACTCTTCCTTTTAAGATAGGGGAAAAGATAAATGACCCAGTTACAATGTATCTATCTGATATATTTACTGTTCCAGTAAATTTAGCTGGACTTCCAGCTATTGCTTTCCCATACTCTTTTTCTAAAAACAATTTGCCCATTGGGTTTCAGTTTATCGGTAAATTTTTTGATGAATATCTCTTTTTTTCTATTTTAAAAAAGATTGAGAATCTTTTTAATCTGGGATGA